The Gigantopelta aegis isolate Gae_Host unplaced genomic scaffold, Gae_host_genome ctg10057_pilon_pilon, whole genome shotgun sequence genome contains the following window.
gaccagtgatccataactggttcaacaaaggccatggtttgtgctatcctgcatgtgggaagcgcaaataaaagatcccttgctgcctgtcataaaaagagtagcatatgtcgcgacagcgggtttcctctaaaaaaaatatgtgtggtccttaaccatatgtctgacgccatatatccgtaaataaaatgtgttgagtgcgtcgttaaataaaacacttctttcttttttcaaagtGCATGGATGTATACCCCATGAACAAAAGTACATCAACAGCTACTATTGAAAAGTTACGACAGTCATTCAGTAATCAGGGACTACCACATGTCGTAGTATCTGACAATGGACCACAATTCATGAGTGATGAATGTAAAGACTTCATGATGCTAAATGATATTGTACATATCACAAGTTCTCCATATCATCCTGCTACAAACGGACTTGCAGAAAGAGCAGTGCAGTCAttcaaaaatagtattgttaaaataacaggAAATACAATTGAAGAGAAAGTTTCCAAATGTCTACTTACTTACAGAGTAACCCCTCATAGCACAGCTGGCAAACTACCTGCAGAACTGTTACAAGGAAGAAGACTACGCACATGTCTAGATTAAATCAGACCATACACTAGAAAACGTGTTGTGAAGCATCAAGCACATCAGAAGAAGCAACATGACGAACATGCAAAACTACGGACATTCAAGCCTGGAGAAAGCGTATACGTTAGGAACTACAGTTCAGGTCAAATATGGTTacctgctaatagaaaagatgACGGGTCCAGTATCGTATACCGTGGTACTATGTGACAGTTCAGGAAAAATAGTGCGTCGACATACGGAACAGATTCGCATAAGAGTGGTACAACAAGCAGATAACAACATTGCAAGCACAGCAGATACCAGTCAAACTGAAAGTAAGAAACCGGTTGAGGAGGAGGAAGGTGAAACAAAACCAAATTCACCACGAAAAAGTCCCGAGATGTTTTCTTCGACGAAACGATATCCAACTAGAGATCGTCGTCCACCCAAGCTATTTGAAGACTTTGTGAAATGAATTCAGTTTCCTCTACCCAGATATGTGGATGACATTTATGAAGTGAATTCAGGTTTTTTTCAGAACTGGAATTAACAGTTGTGTTGACGATAAACAAGTcgttatgatttttaaaacaaaattaaagaaaacaaacaagataGTTATATGAAGGAAATTTATTGAACATTTCTACAAGACTTGAAGCTCATGTTGAATAACACAAAAGTGACTAAATATGGTGACAATTCTAAGAACGGTGAGAAAATACATTTACAcagttaaatataaaattttagtatgaataataaattaaataaaaggtttagaaatttaaaaaaaataataaataaataaatatatggggtatataaaaaaaaaaaaatatatatatggtttatcTTAAGAAGGAGGGGATGTAATATCTTAACTCGTATATTAGGACAAACATCGTCCGCGTTTTAGCATTGATCTTTTCTTAATGTACACACTTACGTGGGAGTTGTTTCCCTTGGTCGGGAATAATAAAGTATCAAAATGGTTGGTCTCGTCTGTTTTCCATTTATCTTGAAAGATACTACAATTAGTcttacatcttacaatgcaccaaactcgggaatgtccctttaatataacatttaacattattcattatagagttatatgtcaattcatcggttcccgtTTCACTCAAGCGGACTATAAACGTGATGGGACTCTACAGTTTCTCCATAGATGTGCTATCAATCAACGTTTCTCTGTAACCGAGTCGCCCATGTGGAAGGCTGGTTTGAAGCTGGGGTCGGTCAGGGCGTCCCTCTGTATCCCGAACTCTTCGATGTTGTAGTGGGTGTGACCGTCCACTGCCAACTCGGTGAGAATCTTTCCAAGCAAACTAGCAAAtctgtgaaaattaatacaaaaactGTTAGTCCACTCATGTACCAAAAAAGGTTACAGTGTGTGTCGGTCACTTTGTCAGTCAGTACGTATGCTTATATGCATGTAGAAATCCatacatgcatgtgtatgttgtgtatatatgtatgtattgatgtatgaatatctatatattgtatgtatgtcgggtttgactatTACACACATAGATAATAATGCCCTGGCGTAGGGGAtaaattaaatcctttctggcctcactgATTgcctcatgccgttgctgggactcgaacctgtggcaccgaatcgcccgcaacttgcagaATTGCCACGATACGTTATGAGATATCGAGCTTAGAAagaatgctctttaactcaaccatatacATGGGACCTACAAGCTATAAGGTCAATACCGCTTACGGGATGGAACAGTGAGCAAAATCGGCACTgcctagtatgtattgatgtatgaacaTCTACGTAtgtatgcacatacatgtatctatgtatgtatatatgtttgtatgtatgtatatgtatgtatgtgtattgattacttaatcatcggctattggatgtcaaacattttgtaattctgactcgcagtcatcagaggaaacccgctacattcttacTAATGCAGCAACAGGAAGgcacatatcatgg
Protein-coding sequences here:
- the LOC121390841 gene encoding monomeric sarcosine oxidase-like, producing MPPDRNFVIDTCSHKGWPDVSVCCGAGHAYKFASLLGKILTELAVDGHTHYNIEEFGIQRDALTDPSFKPAFHMGDSVTEKR